A genomic window from Gossypium hirsutum isolate 1008001.06 chromosome D12, Gossypium_hirsutum_v2.1, whole genome shotgun sequence includes:
- the LOC121224468 gene encoding desiccation-related protein PCC13-62, which translates to MANTVIHTPQCRPVAASSKDKILFSMNLLIYKAEFFLRASVGVGINGISPGLVQGPVPIGATLANITNSARRVIEELGLATVGHLRAIKQVLRSNLPFPGPQLDLSAQVFAGFVNLGFNVSTLSPPFNIYANTLSFGLAAEAICIYSTILRRNYTFDRRRRATTVPPYTFTMAELTNRTSEVVNRLGGCGVKDEGLIVPFQLGAENRSTSNVVPGDVNSLAHARFEREILRIVFGTGNATMPGGLFPDGFIGALYQLIINLKLS; encoded by the exons ATGGCCAATACTGTTATTCATACACCTCAATGCAGACCAGTAGCAGCTTCCTCCAAGGATAAGATCTTATTCTCTATGAACTTGCTCATATATAAAGCAGAATTTTTTCTTCGTGCTTCAGTTGGTGTTGGAATCAATGGTATATCACCAGGTCTGGTCCAAGGTCCTGTCCCCATTGGAGCCACCCTTGCCAATATCACTAACTCCGCCCGTAGGGTTATTGAGGAACTTGGTTTAGCTACTGTTGGCCATCTCAG GGCTATCAAGCAAGTACTCCGGAGCAATCTTCCATTTCCAGGACCACAGTTGGATCTTAGCGCACAAGTGTTTGCCGGATTTGTGAACCTGGGTTTCAATGTCTCTACTTTGTCTCCTCCATTCAATATTTACGCCAACACTCTCAGCTTTGGGCTGGCAGCGGAAGCTATTTGCATTTATAGTACAATATTACGCCGGAATTATACCTTCGATCGTAGGCGACGAGCAACGACAG TGCCGCCATACACATTCACAATGGCGGAACTCACCAACCGTACTTCAGAAGTGGTTAATCGACTTGGGGGGTGCGGTGTGAAGGATGAAGGTTTGATTGTGCCATTCCAACTCGGAGCAGAGAATCGAAGTACCAGTAACGTGGTACCGGGGGATGTCAATTCCCTTGCACATGCACGGTTTGAACGGGAGATTTTGAGGATCGTTTTTGGAACCGGCAACGCCACCATGCCCGGTGGACTGTTTCCAGATGGTTTCATTGGGGCACTTTATCAACTCATTATTAACCTAAAACTTAGCTAA